The following are encoded in a window of Roseimaritima ulvae genomic DNA:
- a CDS encoding TIGR00282 family metallophosphoesterase, which yields MRILFLGDIVGKPGMAAIKSELPRIRDQHRLDLVIANAENAADGSGLTVRQFDKLVRGGVDAITMGDHVYRKREIYERLESDTRIVKPANFPDVAPGKTWTTVTAGDGTEVAVFSLLGRVYTRPVDCPFAAADRVLEELPADVRVRIVDIHAEATSEKQLLGRYLDGRVSAVLGTHTHVPTADATVFPGGTGFQCDVGMSGPYESVIGRNIERVLKTAVTFEPVHYHVATDDVRLCGALLDVDPATGKCQRIERFEHRVEA from the coding sequence ATGCGGATCCTGTTCCTGGGGGACATCGTGGGCAAACCGGGGATGGCGGCGATTAAATCGGAACTGCCACGGATCCGCGACCAGCATCGCCTGGACCTAGTCATCGCCAATGCCGAAAACGCCGCCGACGGCTCGGGCTTGACCGTGCGGCAGTTCGACAAGTTGGTCCGCGGCGGCGTCGACGCCATCACCATGGGCGACCACGTGTATCGCAAACGCGAAATCTACGAACGCCTGGAGTCCGACACGCGGATCGTCAAACCAGCCAACTTTCCAGACGTCGCGCCCGGTAAAACTTGGACCACGGTCACCGCCGGCGATGGCACCGAAGTGGCCGTGTTCTCGCTGCTGGGACGCGTTTACACCCGCCCGGTCGATTGCCCCTTCGCGGCCGCCGATCGCGTGCTGGAGGAACTGCCCGCCGATGTGCGCGTGCGGATCGTCGACATACACGCCGAAGCGACCAGCGAAAAACAACTGCTTGGTCGCTACCTGGATGGCCGCGTCTCGGCCGTGTTGGGAACGCATACCCACGTGCCCACCGCCGACGCCACCGTGTTTCCAGGCGGCACCGGGTTTCAATGCGACGTGGGCATGAGCGGACCCTATGAAAGCGTCATCGGACGCAACATCGAACGGGTCCTAAAAACCGCGGTCACCTTTGAACCGGTTCACTACCACGTCGCCACCGACGACGTGCGACTCTGCGGCGCGTTGCTGGATGTCGATCCAGCAACGGGAAAATGCCAGCGGATCGAACGCTTCGAGCACCGCGTGGAGGCTTAA
- a CDS encoding P-II family nitrogen regulator, translating into MKQIVAVVKPYLTQSVLDSMRRAPLEALSVTEVKGFGRQKSYLDQYQDREYAEAFLPKVEITMWVEDSRVEEVLQKVIKAARSGRMGDGKVFVMPVTSFI; encoded by the coding sequence GTGAAACAGATTGTGGCGGTTGTGAAACCGTATTTGACCCAATCCGTACTGGACAGCATGCGCCGCGCCCCGCTCGAGGCGCTCAGCGTGACCGAGGTCAAAGGTTTCGGGCGTCAGAAGAGCTACCTCGACCAATACCAGGACCGCGAATACGCCGAAGCTTTTTTGCCGAAGGTCGAAATCACCATGTGGGTGGAGGATTCGCGGGTCGAAGAAGTCCTCCAGAAAGTGATCAAGGCCGCCCGTAGCGGACGCATGGGCGACGGTAAGGTATTTGTGATGCCGGTCACCTCGTTCATTTAA
- a CDS encoding trypsin-like peptidase domain-containing protein, whose translation MRLTFVTMLAGMLAFAITSGPAASAQSSRETAVVRAYRSASPSVVNIHGQKTVRATAAGFAGASPDSFRQVNGMGTGVVIDPRGYIVTNFHVVEDVADIRVTLKDERTFSAELIAYRKQDDLAVIKISLNEPLPVIDRGSSDDLMVGEPVLAIGNAYGYENTLTQGIISALHRDVPVNETQEYRNLIQTSAGINPGNSGGPLLNIEGQMIGINVAVRVGAQQIAFTIPVDQALATVTNMIEEYNRKRSSLGIEGLLATDPMSLEIASAGSTDLQPGDRIVSLGDQPVQDRFELALAALDVRPGQSITMRVERAGSPKDFTLVAGNPSINGRGVTPAELVWEWIGIRAEPLSVTAVRRMNSRLGTSYKGGLRITSLRSGSPAARQGIEPGDVLLGIHEWRTASLDDLEMIVEHPELQRTAETKFYILRSNRTLYGFMQLANRPVSHR comes from the coding sequence ATGCGGCTAACATTCGTCACAATGTTGGCCGGCATGCTGGCTTTCGCCATTACGTCCGGGCCAGCCGCTAGCGCACAATCGTCGCGCGAAACTGCCGTCGTCCGAGCTTACCGATCAGCCAGTCCTTCGGTGGTTAATATCCACGGGCAAAAGACCGTCCGAGCGACCGCGGCGGGGTTCGCCGGGGCCTCTCCGGATTCCTTTCGCCAAGTCAACGGCATGGGCACGGGGGTCGTGATTGACCCCCGCGGCTACATCGTGACCAACTTTCACGTCGTCGAAGACGTGGCCGACATTCGCGTCACCTTAAAAGACGAACGAACGTTTTCAGCGGAGCTGATCGCGTATCGCAAGCAAGACGATTTAGCGGTGATCAAAATCTCGTTAAACGAACCGCTGCCGGTGATCGATCGCGGCTCCAGCGACGACCTGATGGTCGGCGAGCCGGTGTTGGCGATCGGCAACGCCTATGGTTATGAAAACACGTTGACCCAGGGAATCATCAGTGCCTTGCATCGCGATGTGCCGGTCAACGAAACCCAAGAGTACCGCAATCTGATCCAGACCAGCGCCGGCATCAATCCGGGTAACTCCGGCGGTCCGCTGTTGAATATCGAAGGTCAGATGATCGGTATCAATGTGGCCGTACGGGTAGGAGCCCAGCAGATCGCGTTTACGATTCCCGTCGATCAAGCTTTGGCGACGGTCACCAACATGATCGAAGAATACAATCGCAAGCGATCCAGCTTGGGCATTGAAGGTCTGCTGGCCACCGATCCCATGAGTCTTGAAATCGCATCGGCCGGCAGCACCGACCTGCAGCCCGGGGACCGTATCGTCAGCCTGGGAGACCAGCCGGTGCAGGATCGCTTCGAGTTGGCTTTGGCGGCGTTGGACGTGCGTCCCGGGCAGTCGATCACGATGCGAGTGGAACGAGCCGGCAGCCCCAAAGATTTTACTTTGGTGGCCGGTAACCCCAGCATCAACGGCCGCGGGGTGACGCCCGCCGAATTGGTCTGGGAATGGATCGGGATCCGCGCCGAACCGCTCAGCGTAACCGCCGTTCGCCGCATGAACAGCCGCTTGGGGACCAGCTACAAAGGCGGTCTGCGAATCACCTCGCTGCGAAGCGGTTCGCCGGCGGCACGGCAAGGCATCGAACCGGGCGACGTGCTACTGGGGATCCACGAATGGCGTACCGCCAGCTTGGACGACCTGGAGATGATCGTCGAGCATCCGGAGCTGCAACGCACCGCCGAGACGAAGTTCTACATTCTTCGCAGCAATCGCACGCTGTATGGCTTCATGCAACTGGCCAATCGCCCCGTCTCGCACCGCTAG
- a CDS encoding ABC transporter ATP-binding protein, with protein MDFALRTTDLHKSYGSHAVLRGASLQLRRGERLGLLGPNGAGKTTLIRCLTGRTRPDSGTIELDGRPLPAHGGRHTMGLVPQELALYADLTARENLQAFARFHGLRGRLLKQRVEWALQWTGLQSRADDPVGRFSGGMQRRVNLACGVMHAPDVILLDEPTVGVDPQSRQRIFQMLDELKDQGASIVLTTHQLDDAETRCDRIVIFDHGRVVAEGTLADLIEGTIGTARQVRLRVAAAPRAEVPGWQSGERPDELLARVEDVSLQLPRLLDAVRRAGSQATDLAVTAPSLNQVFLQLTGNRLRDE; from the coding sequence ATGGATTTTGCCCTGCGGACGACCGATTTGCACAAGTCCTACGGCTCGCATGCCGTACTGCGCGGGGCATCGCTGCAACTGCGACGCGGCGAACGACTGGGGCTGCTCGGCCCCAACGGTGCCGGCAAAACCACGTTGATCCGCTGCCTGACCGGTCGCACCCGCCCCGACTCGGGCACCATCGAGCTGGACGGACGCCCGCTGCCTGCCCACGGTGGCCGGCACACGATGGGCTTGGTGCCCCAGGAACTGGCTCTCTACGCCGATCTCACGGCCCGCGAAAACCTGCAAGCCTTCGCACGCTTCCACGGACTCCGCGGCCGGCTGCTGAAGCAACGCGTCGAATGGGCGCTGCAGTGGACCGGTTTGCAGTCGCGAGCGGACGACCCGGTGGGCCGGTTCTCCGGCGGCATGCAGCGCCGCGTCAACTTGGCCTGCGGCGTGATGCACGCCCCGGACGTAATCCTGCTGGACGAACCGACCGTGGGCGTGGATCCGCAAAGCCGACAACGAATCTTCCAGATGCTGGACGAACTGAAAGACCAAGGCGCCTCGATCGTGCTGACGACCCATCAACTCGATGACGCGGAAACCCGCTGCGATCGGATCGTGATTTTCGACCACGGACGCGTCGTCGCCGAGGGCACGCTGGCGGACCTGATCGAAGGCACGATCGGTACCGCGCGGCAGGTGCGGCTGCGAGTTGCCGCCGCGCCCCGAGCCGAAGTGCCGGGCTGGCAAAGCGGTGAACGGCCGGACGAACTGTTGGCCCGCGTCGAAGACGTCTCGTTGCAGCTGCCACGCCTGCTCGACGCGGTCCGTCGCGCGGGCAGCCAAGCTACCGACCTGGCCGTGACCGCTCCTTCGCTGAACCAAGTGTTCCTGCAATTGACCGGCAACCGGTTACGCGATGAATAG
- a CDS encoding 3-keto-disaccharide hydrolase, producing MTRYLSAMLLLAPLFALGLFPNPLPAAPQEAEQAASADAPQEKPQEKPQEKNAAAADQKPAKAKDPKPAEEKKTVLDPAKYPKLPKVGSANSGQIPGTPWRVHDVYRPRPAVVTPGTVDLSKGQGTTAPSDAIALFDGTDLSAWAHIRGGGEMYRPRWKVENGYMEVVGGTGSLHTIDTFGSCQLHIEWASPAPARSASQGRGNSGIKLFGLYEVQVLDSFDNLTYADGQAGAIYGQFPPEVNAARQPGQWQTYDILFRAPEFADGKLQRPAIVTVLHNGVMIHHARELKGVARAGRSPVYSSHPPAGHIMLQDHGNPVRYRNIWIRPL from the coding sequence ATGACACGCTATCTCTCGGCCATGCTCCTGCTGGCTCCCCTTTTTGCCCTCGGCCTGTTCCCCAATCCCCTGCCGGCCGCCCCCCAAGAAGCCGAGCAAGCCGCCTCGGCTGATGCGCCGCAGGAAAAACCACAAGAAAAACCGCAAGAAAAGAACGCGGCCGCGGCGGACCAAAAGCCTGCGAAAGCGAAAGACCCCAAACCGGCCGAGGAGAAAAAAACGGTTTTAGATCCGGCCAAGTACCCCAAGCTGCCCAAGGTGGGTTCGGCCAATTCGGGACAAATCCCCGGCACCCCCTGGCGGGTCCACGATGTCTATCGCCCGCGGCCTGCGGTGGTCACCCCCGGGACGGTGGACCTGAGTAAGGGACAGGGCACGACGGCTCCCAGCGATGCAATCGCACTATTCGACGGCACCGACTTGAGCGCCTGGGCCCATATCCGTGGTGGAGGAGAAATGTACCGCCCCCGCTGGAAGGTCGAAAACGGCTACATGGAAGTCGTCGGCGGCACGGGCAGCCTGCATACCATCGACACCTTTGGCAGTTGCCAACTGCACATCGAATGGGCTTCGCCCGCCCCGGCACGCAGCGCCAGCCAAGGCCGCGGCAACAGCGGCATCAAGCTGTTCGGACTGTACGAAGTCCAGGTGCTCGATTCCTTCGACAACCTGACCTACGCCGATGGCCAAGCCGGCGCGATCTATGGCCAGTTTCCACCGGAAGTGAATGCGGCTCGCCAACCCGGGCAGTGGCAAACCTACGACATTCTGTTCCGCGCTCCGGAGTTCGCCGATGGCAAACTCCAGCGCCCCGCCATCGTGACGGTGCTGCACAACGGTGTGATGATCCACCACGCTCGAGAACTCAAAGGCGTGGCCCGCGCGGGCCGTTCGCCGGTATACTCATCTCATCCGCCGGCCGGTCACATCATGTTGCAGGACCATGGCAACCCGGTTCGCTACCGCAACATTTGGATCCGTCCCCTGTAG
- a CDS encoding ABC transporter permease, protein MIWTVIQINLRRLLHSRVELLLTFVVPLAFFSIFALIFGSGVGADSAARIKVLAVDLAETPVSDAVLRQLRQSPGLQFMTLASDSDATAPPLRRAGFVVDEAAARNGVRRGQVSVAIVLEPSREPRGGLAESHTQASGGVLSVRLLADSSDAIAGQLVSAVVRQTLAVANGRSAATAHRPAPLHPPPPELASPPESVSPPVSASPPESDTVTIEDVLGGDDTKPVVSMYAAGIAVMFLLFGATGGGGVLLEEQENRTLDRLFATQLTMDQLLLGKWTYLMGLGVLQTTLMFLWGQAVFGVDLLGHWQGFLAITLVTSAAAASFGLLLATLCRTRNQLNGLSVIVVLTMSALGGSMVPRYLMSENLQRAGLWTFNAWALDGYNKVFWRDLPLAELWPQLAVLMLSGFAFLMAARSLAVRWETA, encoded by the coding sequence ATGATCTGGACCGTGATTCAAATCAATCTCCGCCGACTGCTGCACAGCCGCGTAGAACTGCTGTTAACGTTTGTCGTGCCGCTGGCCTTCTTCAGCATCTTTGCGTTGATCTTTGGCAGCGGCGTGGGAGCCGACAGCGCGGCCCGAATCAAAGTGCTGGCCGTCGACCTGGCTGAGACCCCCGTCAGCGATGCCGTGCTGCGACAGTTGCGGCAAAGTCCGGGCCTGCAGTTCATGACCCTGGCCAGCGACTCAGACGCGACCGCCCCGCCGCTGCGGCGGGCGGGGTTCGTGGTCGACGAAGCGGCGGCTCGCAATGGAGTCCGCCGCGGCCAGGTCAGTGTGGCCATCGTGCTGGAACCGTCACGCGAACCGCGGGGGGGCCTCGCAGAGTCTCATACACAAGCTTCCGGCGGAGTGCTCTCTGTGCGGCTGCTGGCCGATTCCTCCGACGCCATCGCCGGCCAATTGGTGTCGGCCGTGGTCCGGCAAACGCTGGCCGTCGCCAACGGGCGTTCCGCCGCCACCGCGCACCGGCCCGCTCCGCTCCATCCCCCGCCGCCCGAATTAGCATCCCCGCCCGAATCGGTATCCCCGCCCGTATCGGCATCCCCGCCCGAATCGGACACGGTCACGATCGAAGACGTGCTAGGCGGCGACGACACCAAGCCGGTGGTCAGCATGTATGCGGCCGGGATCGCGGTGATGTTTCTGCTGTTCGGCGCCACCGGCGGCGGAGGCGTTTTGCTGGAGGAGCAGGAGAACCGCACGCTGGACCGACTGTTCGCCACTCAGCTGACCATGGACCAATTGCTGCTGGGAAAATGGACTTATTTGATGGGGCTGGGTGTGTTGCAAACGACGCTGATGTTTCTCTGGGGCCAGGCCGTGTTTGGGGTCGACCTACTGGGGCACTGGCAAGGTTTTTTAGCGATCACGCTGGTCACGTCGGCGGCGGCCGCCAGCTTCGGCTTGCTGCTGGCAACGCTGTGTCGCACCCGCAATCAGCTCAACGGACTGTCGGTGATTGTGGTGTTAACGATGAGCGCGCTGGGAGGATCGATGGTGCCGCGTTATTTGATGAGCGAGAACCTGCAGCGAGCCGGGTTGTGGACGTTTAACGCTTGGGCCCTGGACGGCTACAACAAAGTCTTTTGGCGAGACCTGCCGCTGGCGGAGTTGTGGCCGCAATTAGCGGTGCTGATGCTCAGCGGGTTTGCATTTCTCATGGCGGCTCGCTCTCTAGCCGTCCGCTGGGAAACGGCCTGA
- a CDS encoding endonuclease/exonuclease/phosphatase family protein — MSLRLLATGLLWIGLCAAGQEGAVYGQQASDAEPKSKPLTLMSYNIRYANPGDGEDVWANRRDAVGKVIQTVDIAGLQEVTAGQLDDVQQRTAEMTWYGVGRDDGRRGGEACAIGFRTARFELLQSDTFWLSPTPEKTGSRGWDAALPRIASWVRLKDRENSQRWLIVNTHFDHRGSQARLESARLIQRQIQDLAQGDRVVVMGDLNTQPDSQPLRALLSETGSVVLQNSRSVSQSPPAGVTGTWNGFKAIAENSRIDFVLVGPNVIVETHRTLDPKTAAGRFASDHQPVQVTLRGAGL, encoded by the coding sequence ATGTCCCTGCGTTTGTTAGCCACCGGCCTGCTGTGGATCGGCCTGTGCGCCGCCGGCCAAGAAGGGGCCGTGTATGGCCAGCAAGCCTCCGACGCCGAACCGAAATCAAAACCGCTGACGCTGATGTCCTACAACATTCGCTACGCCAATCCCGGCGATGGCGAAGATGTCTGGGCTAACCGCCGCGACGCGGTGGGCAAAGTCATTCAGACGGTGGACATCGCGGGCTTGCAAGAAGTCACCGCGGGGCAATTGGACGATGTGCAGCAGCGGACGGCCGAGATGACTTGGTACGGCGTGGGCCGCGACGACGGGCGACGGGGCGGCGAAGCCTGTGCCATCGGATTTCGCACCGCCCGTTTCGAGTTACTGCAGTCCGACACGTTTTGGTTGTCGCCCACCCCTGAAAAAACCGGATCGCGGGGCTGGGACGCCGCCCTGCCTCGAATCGCCAGCTGGGTGCGACTGAAAGACCGCGAAAACAGCCAGCGGTGGTTGATTGTCAACACGCATTTCGATCATCGCGGCAGCCAAGCCCGCTTGGAGTCGGCGCGTTTGATCCAACGACAAATTCAGGATTTGGCCCAGGGCGACCGCGTCGTTGTGATGGGCGACCTGAACACCCAACCGGACAGCCAACCGCTGCGGGCCCTGCTGTCCGAAACCGGTTCGGTAGTGCTGCAAAACAGCCGCAGCGTGTCGCAGTCGCCGCCGGCGGGCGTGACGGGAACCTGGAATGGTTTTAAAGCCATCGCAGAAAACTCCCGAATCGACTTCGTATTGGTCGGACCAAACGTTATCGTGGAAACCCACCGGACGCTGGACCCCAAGACGGCGGCGGGGCGGTTTGCTAGCGATCATCAGCCCGTGCAGGTTACGCTCCGGGGAGCCGGATTGTGA
- a CDS encoding peptidylprolyl isomerase translates to MNTCLPRFRMFCFASLAVLLAAATTTQAADPVIVELDTTAGKIKLSLDAEKAPKTVENFVQYVRDGHYNGTVFHRVIKGFMIQGGGMTADMTEKETRKPVENESTNGLKNVPYSVAMARTRAPHSATSQFFINHGDNTFLNREEARDGFGYAVFGKVIEGKEVVDKIAGVKTGVRGPHSDVPVEPITITKASIVSAE, encoded by the coding sequence ATGAACACCTGCCTGCCTCGCTTCCGTATGTTTTGCTTCGCTTCCCTGGCCGTGCTGTTGGCCGCCGCCACGACGACTCAGGCTGCCGATCCGGTGATCGTGGAACTGGATACCACCGCTGGCAAAATTAAGTTGTCGCTGGATGCCGAAAAGGCTCCCAAAACCGTCGAGAACTTCGTGCAGTACGTCAGAGACGGCCACTACAACGGCACCGTATTCCATCGCGTTATCAAGGGCTTCATGATCCAAGGCGGTGGGATGACGGCGGATATGACCGAAAAAGAAACCCGCAAACCGGTCGAGAACGAATCGACCAACGGTTTGAAGAACGTGCCCTATTCGGTCGCCATGGCTCGCACGCGGGCACCGCACAGCGCGACCAGCCAATTTTTTATCAATCACGGCGACAACACTTTTCTGAATCGTGAAGAAGCACGCGATGGCTTCGGCTACGCGGTGTTTGGCAAAGTCATCGAGGGCAAGGAAGTGGTCGACAAAATCGCCGGCGTCAAAACCGGGGTCCGTGGTCCCCACAGCGATGTGCCGGTCGAGCCGATCACGATCACCAAGGCTTCGATCGTGTCCGCTGAATAA
- a CDS encoding glucose-1-phosphate adenylyltransferase has product MRNAIALILGGGRGTRLFPLTKIRSKPAVPLAGKYRLIDIPISNCINSDLNRIYVLTQFLSVSLHRHIRQTYSFDSFRGGFVELLAAQQTVEEGTDWYQGTADAVRKNLRYVNQPDVEHVVILSGDQLYRMDFRDMMKTHVENNADVTIAGIPVDRKEASALGIMKADDTGRVTGFLEKPQTEQELEMVRTDPAWIDAQGLPSKGRDCVASMGLYIFNKQFMIDLLEKTDYEDFGKEVFPTAIRTRRVQLHLFDDYWEDIGTIRAFYEANLSLATKNPPFDFRCMESPVYSRPRFLPPSLMEDAKVSGSLIADGCQIGKGAVIENSVIGLRTVIGENVTIRNSVVMGADYIDSKINPRAETVPLGIGDNSVVEGSILDKNCRIGKNCRVVNDAGVENQGEEEAVQIRDGIPIVIKNAELPDGFKLS; this is encoded by the coding sequence ATGCGGAATGCAATTGCACTAATTCTTGGCGGGGGCCGTGGGACTCGCCTGTTTCCGTTAACAAAAATCCGTTCGAAACCGGCCGTCCCGTTAGCGGGTAAATACCGTTTGATCGACATTCCGATCAGCAATTGCATCAACAGCGATCTGAATCGGATCTACGTCTTAACCCAGTTCCTGTCGGTCAGTTTGCATCGTCACATCCGCCAGACCTACAGTTTTGACAGTTTTCGCGGCGGCTTTGTGGAATTGCTGGCCGCTCAGCAAACGGTCGAAGAGGGCACCGACTGGTACCAGGGCACGGCCGACGCGGTTCGCAAAAACCTGCGGTACGTTAACCAACCGGATGTGGAACACGTGGTTATTCTGTCCGGTGACCAACTGTACCGGATGGACTTCCGCGACATGATGAAAACGCATGTCGAGAACAACGCCGATGTAACGATCGCCGGGATTCCAGTCGATCGTAAGGAAGCCTCGGCGTTGGGGATCATGAAAGCCGACGATACGGGCCGCGTCACGGGCTTTTTGGAAAAACCGCAGACCGAGCAGGAACTGGAGATGGTCCGCACCGATCCGGCTTGGATCGACGCGCAAGGCCTGCCCTCCAAGGGCCGCGACTGCGTGGCCAGCATGGGCCTGTATATTTTCAACAAGCAGTTCATGATCGACCTGTTGGAAAAAACCGACTATGAAGATTTCGGTAAAGAGGTCTTTCCCACCGCGATTCGCACCCGTCGCGTGCAGTTGCACCTGTTCGATGATTACTGGGAAGACATCGGAACCATCCGAGCGTTCTACGAAGCGAACCTCAGCTTGGCGACCAAGAATCCGCCCTTCGATTTCCGCTGCATGGAATCGCCCGTCTACAGTCGTCCGCGGTTCTTGCCCCCGAGCTTGATGGAAGACGCCAAAGTGTCGGGCAGCTTGATCGCCGACGGTTGCCAAATCGGCAAAGGTGCCGTGATCGAGAACAGCGTGATCGGACTGCGGACGGTGATCGGCGAAAACGTCACGATTCGCAACAGCGTGGTGATGGGTGCCGACTACATCGACAGCAAAATCAATCCGCGCGCCGAAACCGTGCCCTTGGGGATCGGAGATAATTCGGTGGTGGAAGGTTCGATCTTGGACAAGAACTGCCGGATCGGTAAGAATTGCCGTGTCGTCAACGATGCGGGCGTCGAGAACCAGGGCGAAGAAGAAGCCGTGCAGATTCGCGACGGGATCCCGATCGTTATCAAAAATGCCGAGCTCCCCGACGGGTTTAAACTCTCATGA
- a CDS encoding cytochrome c3 family protein gives MPRPDLSTYFAGPMRWLLIVAGGCGVLAVGVLADYLRPGLPPDATASYVGRQTCVECHREESEKFAGSHHDHAMDLATPETVLGDFDDATLEHDGIVSRMFRRGDQFMIHTEGPDGQMQDFQVKYVFGLTPLQQYMVEFDRNETVAENEIARLQVLRISWDTENKRWFYLRPPDVADKLQPDDPLHWTGIAQRWQTMCAECHSTNLVRGFDDQDLTYHTTFSEIDVSCEACHGPASLHLELAERKSLFWDRHHGYGLVKLKGEDSEPQLQACAPCHSRRGLMDASYQAGDAFCDHFNLELLHEATYFADGQIKDEDYVYGSFIQSRMYHKNIRCTDCHDPHSLQLKFPGNATCTSCHQHAAGKYDTPAHHHHAVGTPGAACVNCHMPTRTYMEVDPRRDHSLRIPRPDLSVQLGTPNACSGCHISDQLEKVDADKRDELLEYADWQAAIEAGDESLAALMRATDQWCDEACEQWYGAERRRNPHFAEAITAYRKGDPDGVDQLLKIAVQPNLQTPAIARATALDELTADRSTIVRSVESAIQILADPQQEPMVRAAAIRLLTASPLPPTAMWRQLQPSLSADSRLERHEAAVGLARPAIYHELSAAQRRQLDTALLEVREAMMSANDRAGAHLGWAQLCEQRGMEAQAISAYETAIRVEPLRTGARPNLAALLEQLAQRDRGRVSPETLQRRLARAKQLRSEELPLLERDAGLVPDNAFLQYRLGLAYYLDGQFDAALAKLERAVELSPEDANFQQALQLLKEKLAQP, from the coding sequence ATGCCCCGACCTGATTTGTCTACATACTTCGCCGGCCCCATGCGTTGGTTGTTGATCGTGGCGGGGGGCTGCGGAGTGCTGGCGGTTGGCGTGTTGGCCGATTACCTCCGGCCCGGTCTGCCCCCCGATGCGACGGCCAGCTATGTGGGGCGACAAACCTGCGTGGAATGCCATCGCGAAGAATCGGAAAAATTTGCCGGATCGCACCACGACCACGCCATGGATCTGGCCACGCCCGAAACCGTACTGGGCGATTTTGATGACGCCACCTTGGAGCATGACGGGATCGTCAGCCGGATGTTTCGTCGTGGCGATCAATTTATGATCCACACCGAAGGCCCCGACGGCCAGATGCAAGACTTCCAGGTTAAGTACGTGTTCGGCTTGACGCCGCTGCAACAGTACATGGTCGAATTTGATCGCAACGAGACGGTCGCCGAAAACGAGATCGCGCGGCTGCAAGTATTAAGGATCAGCTGGGACACTGAAAACAAACGCTGGTTCTACCTGCGGCCACCGGACGTGGCCGACAAGTTGCAACCCGACGATCCGCTGCACTGGACCGGCATCGCTCAGCGCTGGCAAACGATGTGTGCGGAGTGCCATTCGACGAATCTGGTCCGCGGCTTTGATGATCAAGACCTGACCTACCACACCACGTTCTCCGAAATCGACGTCAGCTGCGAAGCCTGTCACGGGCCGGCCAGTTTGCATCTGGAATTGGCCGAACGGAAATCGCTGTTCTGGGACCGTCACCACGGCTACGGTCTGGTAAAACTCAAAGGTGAAGACAGCGAACCTCAGCTGCAAGCCTGCGCTCCGTGCCACAGTCGCCGCGGCTTGATGGACGCCAGCTACCAGGCCGGCGATGCCTTCTGCGATCACTTTAATTTGGAACTGCTCCACGAAGCCACCTACTTCGCCGACGGGCAGATCAAAGACGAAGACTACGTGTATGGCTCGTTCATCCAAAGCCGCATGTATCACAAAAACATTCGCTGCACCGACTGCCACGACCCGCACTCGCTGCAATTAAAATTCCCCGGCAACGCCACCTGCACCTCCTGTCATCAGCACGCCGCCGGTAAGTACGACACGCCAGCTCACCATCATCACGCCGTGGGCACCCCGGGCGCCGCCTGTGTGAACTGCCACATGCCCACGCGAACGTACATGGAAGTCGACCCGCGTCGCGATCACAGTTTGCGGATCCCGCGGCCGGACCTGTCGGTACAACTGGGCACGCCCAACGCCTGCAGTGGTTGCCACATCTCGGACCAGTTAGAGAAAGTGGATGCCGACAAGCGAGACGAACTGCTCGAATACGCCGACTGGCAAGCGGCCATCGAAGCGGGAGACGAATCTCTGGCCGCGCTAATGCGAGCCACCGATCAGTGGTGCGACGAGGCCTGTGAGCAGTGGTATGGGGCGGAGCGTCGCCGCAATCCGCATTTTGCCGAAGCCATCACAGCGTATCGCAAAGGCGATCCCGACGGCGTTGATCAACTGCTGAAAATCGCCGTCCAGCCCAACCTGCAGACCCCGGCGATCGCTCGCGCCACGGCGCTCGATGAATTGACAGCGGATCGTTCGACCATCGTCCGCTCGGTGGAATCCGCCATCCAGATCCTCGCCGACCCGCAACAGGAACCGATGGTCCGCGCCGCGGCGATTCGACTGCTGACCGCTTCGCCGCTGCCGCCGACCGCCATGTGGCGCCAGCTGCAACCTTCGCTGAGCGCCGACAGCCGACTGGAGCGGCACGAAGCTGCCGTGGGACTGGCCAGACCAGCCATCTATCACGAACTATCCGCGGCCCAGCGGCGGCAGCTGGACACCGCCTTGCTGGAAGTTCGCGAAGCCATGATGTCGGCCAACGATCGCGCCGGAGCGCATCTCGGGTGGGCGCAGCTATGCGAGCAGCGTGGCATGGAAGCTCAAGCGATTTCGGCATACGAAACGGCCATTCGCGTCGAACCCCTGCGGACCGGCGCCCGCCCCAACTTGGCCGCGTTGCTGGAACAGCTGGCGCAGCGAGACCGTGGCCGCGTCAGTCCGGAAACCTTGCAGCGACGACTGGCGCGCGCCAAACAACTGCGGAGCGAGGAACTGCCGCTGCTCGAACGCGATGCCGGCTTGGTCCCCGACAACGCATTCCTGCAGTACCGCTTGGGGCTGGCCTATTATCTGGACGGGCAATTCGATGCCGCGTTGGCGAAATTAGAACGAGCGGTGGAATTGAGTCCTGAGGATGCCAATTTCCAGCAAGCGTTGCAATTGCTGAAAGAGAAGCTGGCGCAGCCGTAG